Proteins encoded within one genomic window of Lepus europaeus isolate LE1 unplaced genomic scaffold, mLepTim1.pri SCAFFOLD_105, whole genome shotgun sequence:
- the ATP8B3 gene encoding phospholipid-transporting ATPase IK — translation MGSLTYRDHLEDDKNAAFTWEVQANVRAFQKQVKDGGFLYRRRRKYKTNVIHTAKYNVFSFLPLNLYEQFHRMSNLYFLLVIILQSIPEISTLPWFTLFAPLVCLLVIRAGRDLVDDIGRHRSDRAINNRPCQILLGKSFVWKKWKNLRVGDVVCLSSDSIVPADLLLLASTEPSSLCYVETADIDGETNLKFRQAPSITHHELTGLKKMLSFQGRVLCEAPNSRMHQFVGRLDWNGRKYPLDIGNILLRGCKIRNTDTCYGLVIYAGFDTKIMKNCGKIHLKRTKLDLLMNKLVIMIFLALLVISLGLTLGFSLTAREFREKHHYLGAAARWGGVAAESFLIFWGFLILLSVMVPMAMFIIAEFIYLGNSVFINWDAQMYYEPQDMAAKARSTSLNDQLGQVEYVFSDKTGTLTQNVMTFKKCCIAGRVYGPDDKDGAFRKENPYLWNKFATRRFSFYNEELLALVRANKDAVVREFWRVLAICHTVMVHEKGGQLVYQAASPDEEALVTAARNFGYVFVARTQDTITLLELGEQRVYRVLAMMDFNSTRKRMSVLVRTPEGSICLYTKGADTVILERLRSRGAVEVTTEEALSAFAEQTLRTLCLASKVVAEDEYEGWQRGHQEASLLLQNRAQALHQVYSEMEQNLQLLGVTAIEDRLQDGVPDTIRCLRRGNIRVWVLTGDKQETAVNIGFACQLLSENTLILEEQDINSILEAYWESNNHLRPSKKGFLRALPQARMAMVVNGDFLDQLLLSLRKEPHALVQNVVVDEAWPEAGQGRRNFLQSRRISTLWRTLGTQRGPVAPTRDEAAAVAGPACPEMLRERAFVDLASRCQAVICCRVTPKQKALVVALVKKYQQVVTLAIGDGANDVNMIKTADIGVGLAGQEGMQAVQNSDYVLAQFRFLQRLLLVHGRWSYMRTCKFLRYFIYKTLASMMAQVWFAFYSGFTAQPLYEGWFLALFNLLYSTLPVLYIGLFEQDVSAERSLGMPELYVAGQRDELFNYGTFLQALAHGTATSLVNFFGTLFASRDLAGPSSLSDHQSFAVVVALSGLLSVTVEVMLIIKYWTVLSVVAIALSLAAYALLTWASQSYLLFRVSPTTFPFLYADRNVLAQPSILLVVLLNVALNTLPTLALRLVLQELQKARRKKAEEDALREEIFTVEPMPHLRRESRGRRSSYAFSHREGYANLITQGTSLRRAPGDNGLPYDAVASDQPPETPPGAAWPPREPSIPDTDTPPLGGAAVQDVPPPSLSSFETLDEGSAAGSESQAGASAVRSWSTQDRGPRARERSPSPQQRRAPLGEALAPSLPTESSGSRLSALSSVPDSGRASPESGSWFWRNPLVFWKSRQVAWLGNAREDAEPPPAGPGEPPAGGQPMEVEPWPVERQPSPMEWLPVPADDQPADDLSRPPLPLDGQAPCSCQPAGRRPPSNDRGSAPFPFANKPGSA, via the exons ATGGGCAGCCTGACCTACAGAGACCATCTGGAAGATGACAAGAATGCAG CGTTCACCTGGGAGGTGCAGGCCAACGTCCGAGCCTTCCAGAAACAGGTCAAGGACGGGGGCTTCCTGTACCGGCGGCGGAGGAAGTACAAG ACCAACGTCATCCACACGGCCAAGTACAACGTCTTCTCGTTCCTGCCGCTGAACCTGTACGAGCAGTTCCACCGCATGTCCAACCTCTACTTCCTCCTTGTCATCATCTTGCAG agcatTCCCGAGATATCCACGCTGCCCTGGTTCACGCTGTTCGCCCCGCTGGTGTGCCTGCTGGTCATCCGTGCCGGCCGTGACCTGGTGGATGACATC GGGCGGCACCGGAGCGACAGAGCCATCAACAACAGGCCATGCCAGATCCTGCTGGGGAAGAG CTTTGTGTGGAAGAAGTGGAAGAACCTGCGTGTGGGGGACGTGGTGTGTCTCAGCTCGGACAGCATCGTCCCT GCTGACTTGCTCCTGCTGGCCAGCACGGAGCCCAGCAGCTTGTGCTACGTGGAGACGGCCGACATCGACGG GGAGACCAACCTGAAGTTCCGACAGGCCCCCAGCATCACCCACCACGAGCTGACGGGCTTGAAGAAGATGCTGTCCTTCCAGG GCAGGGTGTTGTGCGAGGCCCCCAACAGCCGTATGCACCAGTTCGTGGGGCGCCTGGACTGGAACGGCAGGAAGTACCCGCTGGACATCGGCAACATCCTGCTCCGGGGCTGCAAGATCCGCAACACGGACACCTGCTACGGCCTGGTCATCTACGCGG GTTTTGACACGAAGATCATGAAGAATTGTGGGAAGATCCACTTGAAGAGGACCAAGCTGGACCTCCTGATGAACAAGCTGGTGATCATG ATCTTCCTGGCGCTGCTGGTCATCTCTCTGGGCCTGACCCTGGGCTTCTCCCTGACGGCCAGGGAGTTCCGAGAGAAGCACCACTACCTGGGGGCCGCTGCGCGCTGGGGCGGCGTGGCCGCTGAGTCCTTCCTCATCTTTTGGGGCTTCCTCATCCTGCTCAGCGTCATGGTGCCCATGGCCATGTTCATCAT AGCCGAATTCATCTACCTGGGGAACAGCGTCTTCATCAACTGGGACGCGCAGATGTACTACGAGCCGCAGGACATGGCCGCCAAGGCCCGCAGCACGAGCCTCAACGaccagctgggccaggtggagtaCGTCTTCTCGGACAAGACGGGCACGCTCACGCAGAACGTGATGACCTTCAAGAAGTGCTGCATCGCCGGCCGCGTCTACG GTCCGGATGACAAGGATGGGGCCTTCCGCAAG gaaaaCCCGTACCTGTGGAACAAATTCGCGACCCGAAGGTTCTCCTTCTACAACGAGGAGCTGCTGGCCCTGGTGCGCGCCAACAAGGACGCGGTGGTGCGGGAGTTCTGGCGCGTGCTGGCCATCTGCCACACGGTCATGGTGCACGAGAAAGGCG GCCAGCTGGTGTACCAGGCGGCCTCCCCGGACGAGGAGGCACTGGTCACGGCGGCCCGGAACTTTGGCTACGTGTTCGTGGCGCGCACACAGGACACCATCACGCTGCTGGAGCTGGGGGAGCAGCGGGTCTACCGGGTGCTGGCCATGATGGACTTCAACAGCACGCGCAAGCGGATGTCGGTGCTGG TGCGGACCCCCGAGGGCTCCATCTGTCTGTACACCAAGGGCGCGGACACCGTGATCCTGGAACGGCTGCGCAGCAGGGGGGCGGTGGAGGTCACCACGGAGGAGGCCCTGTCC GCCTTCGCGGAGCAGACCCTGCGGACCCTGTGCCTGGCCTCCAAGGTGGTGGCCGAGGACGAGTACGAGGGGTGGCAGCGGGGCCACCAGGAGGCGTCCCTGCTGCTGCAGAACCGGGCGCAGGCCCTGCACCAGGTGTACAGCGAGATGGAGCAGAACCTGCAG CTACTGGGTGTGACGGCCATCGAGGACAGGCTGCAGGACGGCGTCCCCGACACCATCCGCTGCCTGCGCAGGGGCAACATCAGAGTGTGGGTGCTCACCGGGGACAAGCAAG AGACGGCGGTGAACATCGGCTTTGCGTGCCAGCTGCTGTCGGAGAACACGCTGATCCTGGAGGAGCAGGACATCAA CTCCATCCTCGAGGCCTACTGGGAGAGTAACAACCACCTGCGGCCGTCCAAGAAGGGCTTCCTGCGGGCGCTGCCGCAGGCCAGGATGGCCATGGTGGTGAACGGGGACTTCCTG GACCAGCTGCTGCTGTCCCTGCGCAAGGAGCCGCACGCCCTGGTGCAGAACGTGGTCGTGGACGAGGCCTGGCCGGAGGCCGGCCAGGGCCGGAGGAACTTCCTGCAGTCCCGGCGCATCTCCACGCTGTGGCGAACCCTGGGCACCCAGCGGGGCCCCGTGGCGCCCACGCGCGAcgaggcggcggcggtggcggggcCGGCGTGCCCCGAGATGCTGCGGGAGCGCGCCTTCGTGGACCTGGCGTCGCGGTGCCAGGCGGTCATCTGCTGCCGCGTGACCCCGAAGCAGAAGGCGTTGGTCGTGGCGCTGGTCAAGAAGTACCAGCAGGTGGTGACGCTGGCCATCGGGGACGGCGCCAACGACGTGAACATGATCAAGA CTGCGGACATCGGCGTGGGGCTGGCGGGCCAGGAGGGCATGCAGGCCGTGCAGAACAGCGACTACGTGCTGGCGCAGTTCCGCTTCCTGCAGCGCCTGCTGCTGGTGCACGGCCGCTGGTCCTACATGCGCACCTGCAAGTTCCTGCGCTACTTCATCTACAAGACGCTGGCCAGCATGATGGCGCAGGTCTGGTTCGCCTTCTACAGCGGCTTCACGGCGCAG cCGCTGTACGAAGGCTGGTTCCTGGCCCTCTTCAACCTGCTGTACAGCACCCTGCCTGTCCTCTACATCGGACTCTTCGAGCAG GACGTGAGCGCCGAGCGCAGCCTGGGGATGCCCGAGCTCTATGTGGCCGGGCAGAGGGACGAGCTGTTCAACTATGGCACCTTCCTGCAAGCGCTGGCCCACGGCACGGCCACCTCCCTGGTCAACTTCTTCGGGACGCTCTTCGCCAGCCGCGACCTGGCCGGGCCCTCCAGCCTGAGCGACCACCAGTCCTTCGCCGTTGTGGTGGCCCTGTCGGGACTGCTGTCCGTCACggtggag GTGATGCTGATCATCAAGTACTGGACGGTGCTGAGTGTGGTGGCCATCGCGCTCAGCCTGGCGGCCTACGCCCTGCTCACCTGGGCCAGCCAGAGCTACCTGCTGTTCAGGGTCTCCCCGACCACCTTCCCGTTCCTGT ACGCCGACCGCAACGTGCTGGCGCAGCCGTCCATCCTGCTGGTGGTGCTGCTCAACGTGGCGCTCAACACGCTGCCCACGCTGGCCCTGCGCCTGGTCCTTCAGGAGCTGCAGAAGGCCCGCCGCAAG aaggcagaggaggacGCCCTGCGCGAGGAGATCTTCACCGTGGAGCCCATGCCCCACCTGCGCCGCGAGTCCCGGGGCCGGCGCTCCAGCTATGCCTTCTCCCACCGCGAGGGCTACGCCAACCTCATCACCCAGGGCACCAGCCTGAGGAGGGCCCCGGGGGACAACGGGCTGCCCTACGACGCGGTGGCCAGTGACCAGCCGCCCGAGACCCCCCCAGGGGCCGCCTGGCCCCCCAGGGAGCCGTCCATCCCGGACACGGACACGCCGCCGCTGGGCGGGGCGGCCGTGCAGGACGTGCCCCCGCCCTCCCTGAGCTCGTTCGAGACGCTGGACGAGGGGTCCGCGGCCGGCTCGGAGTCCCAGGCCGGCGCCTCCGCCGTGCGCTCCTGGTCCACCCAGGACCGCGGCCCGAGGGCCCGGGAGAGGTCCCCGTCGCCCCAGCAGCGGCGGGCTCCCCTCGGGGAggcgctggccccttccctgcccaCGGAGAGCAGCGGGTCGCGGCTCTCGGCGCTCTCCAGCGTGCCGGACAGCGGGCGGGCCTCGCCGGAGTcgggctcctggttctggaggaACCCGCTCGTGTTCTGGAAGAGCCGGCAGGTGGCGTGGCTCGGGAACGCGCGCGAGGACGCGGAGCCGCCGCCCGCCGGCCCGGGCGAGCCCCCCGCGGGCGGGCAGCCCATGGAGGTGGAGCCGTGGCCCGTGGAGAGGCAGCCGTCGCCCATGGAGTGGCTGCCGGTGCCCGCCGACGACCAGCCCGCCGACGACCTCTCGCGGCCGCCACTGCCCCTCGACGGGCAGGCGCCCTGCAGCTGCCAGCCCGCGGGCCGCAGGCCGCCCTCAAACGACAGGGGCTCCGCGCCTTTCCCGTTTGCTAATAAACCAGGCTCGGCCTGA
- the ONECUT3 gene encoding LOW QUALITY PROTEIN: one cut domain family member 3 (The sequence of the model RefSeq protein was modified relative to this genomic sequence to represent the inferred CDS: deleted 3 bases in 2 codons), whose translation MELSLESLGGLHGVAHAQAGELLSPGHARSAAAQHRGLVAPGRQGLVASMASLLDGGGGGGGGGGGAGAAGGAGGGADFRGELAGSLHPAMGMACEAPGLGGTYTTLTPLQHLPPLAAVADKFHQHAAAAAVAGAHGGHPHAHPHPAAAPPPPPPPQRLAASVSGSFTLMRDERAALASVGHLYGPYGKELPAMGSPLSPLPPALHGAPQPPPPRPPPPPLAAYGAPGHLAGDKLLPPAAFEPHAALLGRAEDALARGLPGGGGGGAGGGGAGGGGAAGLLAPLGGLAAAGAHGPHARRRRPGGGGGGGGGGGPGAGAAAEEINTKEVAQRITAELKRYSIPQAIFAQRILCRSQGTLSDLLRNPKPWSKLKSGRETFRRMWKWLQEPEFQRMSALRLAACKRKEQEQQKERALQPKKQRLVFTDLQRRTLIAIFKENKRPSKEMQLTISQQLGLELNTVSNFFMNARRRCMNRWAEEPGAAPGGPAGAGAAFSKA comes from the exons ATGGAGCTGAGCCTGGAGAGCCTGGGGGGCCTGCACGGCGTGGCCCACGCGCAGGCGGGCGAGCTGCTGAGCCCCGGCCACGCGCGCTCGGCGGCGGCGCAGCACCGCGGCCTGGTGGCGCCTGGGCGCCAGGGCCTGGTGGCCAGCATGGCGAGCCTGctggacggcggcggcggcggcggcggcggcggcgggggcgcgggggccgcgggcggcgcgggcggcggcgccgACTTCCGCGGGGAGCTGGCCGGCTCGCTGCACCCTGCCATGGGCATGGCCTGCGAGGCGCCCGGGCTGGGCGGCACCTACACGACGCTCACGCCCCTGCAACACTTGCCCCCGCTCGCGGCCGTGGCCGACAAGTTCCACCAGCACGCGGCGGCCGCGGCCGTGGCCGGGGCGCACGGCGGCCACCCCCACGCGCACCCGCACCCGGCGgccgcgccgcccccgccgcccccgccgcagCGCCTGGCGGCCAGCGTGAGCGGTAGCTTCACCTTGATGCGTGACGAGCGCGCGGCGCTCGCCTCCGTGGGCCACCTCTACGGGCCCTACGGCAAGGAGCTGCCCGCCATGGGGTCGCCGCTGTCGCCGCTGCCGCCCGCACTGCACGGCgccccgcagccgccgccgccg cgccccccgcccccgccgctggCCGCCTACGGCGCGCCGGGCCACCTGGCCGGGGACAAGCTGCTGCCGCCCGCCGCCTTCGAGCCGCACGCCGCGCTGCTGGGGCGCGCCGAGGACGCGCTGGCCCGCGGGCTgcccggaggcggcggcggcggtgcgggcggcggcggcgcgggcggcggcggcgccgcggGGCTGCTGGCGCCGCTGGGCGGGCTGGCTGCTGCCGGGGCGCACGGGCCGCacgct cggcggcggcggccgggcggcggtggcggcggcggcggcggcggcggccccggcgCGGGCGCGGCGGCCGAGGAGATCAATACGAAGGAGGTGGCGCAGCGCATCACGGCGGAGCTAAAGCGCTACAGCATCCCGCAGGCCATCTTCGCCCAGCGCATCCTGTGCCGCTCGCAGGGCACGCTCTCCGACCTGCTGCGCAACCCCAAGCCCTGGAGCAAGCTCAAGTCCGGCCGCGAGACTTTTCGTAGGATGTGGAAGTGGCTTCAGGAGCCCGAGTTCCAGCGCATGTCGGCGCTGCGCCTGGCAG CCTGCAAGCGCAAGGAGCAGGAGCAGCAGAAGGAACGCGCGCTGCAGCCCAAGAAGCAGCGACTGGTGTTCACCGACCTGCAGCGGCGAACGCTCATCGCCATCTTCAAGGAGAACAAGCGGCCGTCCAAGGAGATGCAGCTGACCATCTCGCAGCAGCTCGGCCTGGAGCTCAACACCGTCAGCAACTTCTTCATGAACGCGCGCCGCCGCTGCATGAACCGCTGGGCCGAGGAGCCGGGCGCTGCGCCCGGGGGCCCGGCCGGCGCGGGCGCCGCCTTCTCCAAGGCCTag